The segment TTACACCGACATAGTCACAACACAACGAGAACCGAATTACAAGCCTAGATTGTTTTTCTAATTTAAAAGCTATTCAATAGATATTAATCAATTTATACTTAAATCAATAAATTTAAGAAAAAgatatatgataaatatttatactactgcgtagagcacggcgatatgaaactaacgcaactggaACGGCtcgaatcggaattaaaacgcgcATTCTATGACCAAAACCAAATCGGTGGCAAAACAGTGAATAAGCAGAACTAAttttcgtattttaaataaCCAAACTGAATTTTAAATGCATTCTGGACTGCGGGCACTATTTTTTTAAAGCATAGGggctaaaacagaaaagaaaagggCGTAAATCTAATTACTTTTGAACTGGCCGGAGTGCGGGTAGGGAGCGGCGCGGGTGGCCGGGCGGGCTGGCCACGTGGCGTCTCGCGAGTGGCGGGTCCACGGCGGGGCTGTGGACCGCGCGCACGGGGCAGGGGAGGCCGCTGGGCGGTGGACCgggtccaccggtccatggtggaccggccACGCGGGCGCTGAGCCGCGGTCCATCGTGGACCGCGCGCGGGGCAGGCGAGCGGCGAGGCTGGGCCGCGGCGgggcgccatggccgcggccGGGGGGGCTCGACGGGACGGCGAGCCGGGCCATGCGGAGGCGAGCCGAGGGTGGGGTCGCGTCGCGCGCGATGCGGGGGCGCTACGCGCGGGGCGGCCGCGGCCGGGAGAGGCCGGGGCGTGCGGTCCACAGCCGCGGGCGGGTTGACGGCGGCGGTGTGCTCCGGCGAGCGCCGTTCGCGCAGCAGGAAGGGGGAGAGAACACGCGGATAACGCCATCGCACTCGACATGCTCGCGCGGAGCTCTAGGGAACCTCACCTTGGCGAGAGAGGTGGCGGAGCGAGaagtcgacggcggcggcgtgggttcggcgagctcggcggcggcgctgcgaacTTTGCTGCTCGGGTTGCGCTAGGGTTTCTAGGGGGTCGCGAACGCGGACGCGGGGGCACTTAAATAGACGACGGTGATCATTGGGAGGCACGCACGGTTCAGATAGAGGCGCCAAGCGCGGAAACCGGGGCGGTGGTTGCGCCCCGAGTCCGTCTCGGCCGGAGGTGGGtgatgacaggtgggtcccacctgcgGGGCCCACCAGTCAGCGGGCGGCAGCGGCAAAAGGGCAGGGGGACGCTGCGGCTGGAGCCGCTGCTGGGCTGGCGCGGCTGGGCCGTGGCCCACTCGGGCAAGAGGGGAGAGGAGAGGGGTGCGGGGTGGGCTGGCCAGGTGCGGGCCTCAAACTGAAGCAGGCCGAGATTGAGGGATGGGAAAGAAAaccccttttctttttataaaacAAGATTTCTAAACTATTTTACTAAACTAAATTTCAAAACCCTTTTTGAATTCCTAATTTGAGATTATTTAAGAGCTTGTTTTCCTTACTACTTTTGGAAACAAAGCatattttgttaaaaaaactcattttaaaattatttttcaACTCAATTATAAATTAGTTTTTGAATAGgacttttagtgttttatttttccAAAAACCGACACAACCTAAACGTGGCTCGCTAGGaattttgaaattcattttcttttcacaagccaaacaaagctagggcacaaaaCACACATCAAATCAAACACCCTCCACTTAATTTAATAAAAGTTTaaaattccacatttttctcattttataaaaGCATCAATGAATaaaatcttggaatattttacaaaaattttaaatccttaattaatttagtgttttcctaataacaatccaaaattaaaaattttggagtgttataggaTTGAGAATGGCATGTCACTGTGCAATGTCTTCACAGCAAAGAGCAAATGCATAACTATTTCTGCGGTAGGATATGATAAACACCAATACAATCAGAATAGCAATCCGTGTGTCTGAATCCTTAGTATAATTAATTAACATATGAAACTGAATTTGttggagccctccccaaaatAATTTGCAGGTTCCCAGACCTCTTTATCAAGTACATGCTGAAGCTCAAATTAAAACCTTTTTTTGCAAACAAGAATGTGGGTTGAATGTGATATTGGCGCTAAAAAATTGCTCACCTGTACTTATCACCCAAACTTTTATACATGTCTTTGTCTTTATTCAAAGTAGAAATTTGTACAAAATGAGATACACCTCAATCTCTTTGCTTCAAGACATTGCGTCTGTGATAGAACTAaacaccatcatcaccacaaaATGAAAGGAAATCCAATATTCATGTGTGTGAGTTTTCAGTAAGTATATAAAATAACTGTCAGACTTTTTAGTAAGCAATTTTCTACTACTCTTTTATCATTTGAATTGATGAAAGCAATTGATTAAAATACTCCTGACAAGCACTTCCTTTTTTTACCAAAATAGCAAATAAGCAGCAGACATCAACTTCTGAGCATGAGGTGATCGAAGTGCATTAAGTAATCCAATGAAATTCTGCTCAGAAGTTGATGTTTGCTGCTTATTTGCTATTTTTTTTCATGCTCATAAGCTGATGCTCCTCCTCGCGCAGCCATCGACGACACGTTTTCCGCGGCCTTCTTCTTGCCGAGCAGCCATGCCTCAGCCTGCTCCAGCTCCTCCACCCACTGGAGCAGCTCCTCCACCTCTTTCTGCTTCATGGAGGACACCATGGATCTGGGAGAAGGAGAAATAGTGAGGGAGAGAGACATGGACAGGGAGTggaggagagggagggaggtGCTCACATCGGCAAGGGTTTGGCAATGGTGACGAACAGATCCCGATTGTGTTGCATGTCGAGATCCTTCCTGCTGGACTCTACCGCAGGGATGCCGCGCCGCATCTGCCTCCAGGACGCCGGACGTTGCGCTACCTCCGCCATCGGGATGCCACACCACAACCGCCGTCGTGGAGATTGCTTGCGGTTCCTTGTGGAGAGGGGAAGCGGCGAGGGAGGAACTGTTTTTGACCGTAGGTTGACCACGGGAGTCGGAGGCAGGCCGATAGCGGAGACGATAACATTTgcctctttttagttgtagagattttATAAAATCATATATAAACACTTTATAAGTTGTACCAAATAATAAGCCCCAAATAAGATCGATGTTAGAATATTTGCTCACATGAGCACTGAAAGTCTGAAACCCCATGTGCTCCAACAATAGCCAAGACTTATCTTGTTCAGCGACTGCACTGATTCTTGAATCTCTTTTCAACACTTCCTCACTGGTTCCTGACTCGCAAACAACACAATTTCTACGCTCTTCAATCCAATTCATGACAGCTAGCTTCTTGTCAGAACAAATGTCACCTGATTTCAAGAATAAGATCAGCTAGCCTAGGAAATTAACGGCAACATACACGCAGAAAATGTTGGAAGCTCTTGTATCAACAATTATGTAGTCGTTTGATGCACAGAACTGCTCTGATGGAAGGagtagtggtaaaaaaaaacaAGACATTGATGGAACATCAAAGCTGTAGCTTGCCTGATAAAGTAGTGGGATGCGTCCGCTTGAACattttttcttgtggttttatTATGCTGATGACACCACACCAGGAATTTATTAGCACGGCCGAATAAGAAATACACAACAATCAAAGTATTTAACTTCTGTAACATAAGTACTCATATGGCGCTTGAAATCATGTTTCTAATAATCAGTTTGTGTGCTTTCTCGAACATTTAGTAGTATGCATAGTCCAAGAAAAGGTAGTTCTAACTTCTCAGGGCAAGTATTGGTCAAAGTCAGCATTGGATTATGTGTTGTATTTGTATTAAAAAAAGATTTATGGCATCTTGTATGAAAAAGCAGTTTCAAAAGCCCTTTTTGCCGCTCCTCCTATTGCACAGTGTAGTGCAAATGGAGTAGTACTCGAACTTTCAAGTTCCTATGCCATGCCAAGTTGGTTCACTGACCATCTAATCTAAGTTTAATAAATCCTCCAGCTTCCCTCAATGATTCAACAGAAGTAGTAATTGGTACTGATACTGCTGAAGATGTCGCAAACCTGCTTCAGAGCTGCTTGACCTGTTCACCACATCATGTGCTCAATCATCCTACAATAATTTTTGAAACCTTACAAAAAAAATGATGTAACAGATGACAGAATTATTGGCTTTGATTAAGACAGGCATCTTGTGCTTCAGAGCCATAGAGTGAAGCTTTATAAAACAATTGGAAGATGATCCCAGGGTTTCTGGCTACAAATTGCAAGAAACAATGTCAACATAAGTTCACTTATGCTGAAAATTCTCCCTACTATCCATTACAACCAAAGTGGATGGCACAACACAAAGGAAAGTAGCAGCTTAAACACAGAGATACTGCCTGCCTGGAAGCAGAAGCACTGATTCAGGGCAGTCATGTTAACACACTAAGCTATGAGCAAGGTGACAAGGATCCTCTCGACGACTCCTACTACTGGGATTGCTTCAGTACACCTCCTTGTTCACACCATTGAAGTACGGGTGCTCCAGGGCTTTCTTCGCAGAGATCCGCTTCGCCGGCTCATATGCCAGCATTTTCTGCAGCAACCGCATCAAGTCAAGTCAGAATGCAATCCTCACAATCTCTAACCTCTTCTTTCCCCCCTCTTCTGCAATGTTTAGTAAATTTGCACAAGAGGTAACTTTTCACTGACCTCAAGCAAATCATAGCCATCGGAGTCAAGACCAGGGACAAGAGTGCACAGCTTAGTGGGCTTCCACTGAGGATACACGTGCCAGTTGGGCAGCTTGCCTACTCCTGGCCACATCTGCTCATTTGGGGTGCCCAGCAACCTTTCATCCAAAGAACAAGATGGATAGCCATTAACATGAGACACTCACCAAGAATTTCAGCAAGCAAACAATCAACTAATGCACTGGAGGTATTACTTGAAGATGTGGAGGAGCTGCTGCAACTCAGAATCGCCAGGGAAAAGTGGCTGGTTAGTGACCAACTCAGCTGCCATTTACAACCAAATTAGAAACTGTATGTGTTGGTTTGAATTCTTAAGCAGTTTGCATTGACAAGAATCTCTGAGCTCATCGAAATGGTACCAAATATGCAGCCCACGGACCAAATGTCAACCGGCGTGGAGTAGTGTGTGGCGCCAAGAAGAACCTCAGGCGCCCTGTACCACAGCGTCAGAATCTGCAGAAACAGTTCAGACCGCTATTAATCAGACCCAAGAGTCATGAACATCCATGCGGATGATAAACACCAGTGGGGAAGCAGACCTCGTGTGTGTACTTCTTCATAGGGACGGTGATGGCACGGCTGAGTCCGAGGTCAGCGATCTTGAGCGCCATGGTCTTGCGGTCCATGAGCAGGTTGTGGGGTTTGAGATCACGGTGCAGCACCCCGCGGCCGTGGACGAAAGCCACGCCCTTGCACAGTTGGTACATCAGGATCTGCGGACGCACAGTCAGCATCAATCGAATCAGGCGGGCGTGAGAGGAGACATTCACGCAAACACCTCGCGTGCACAGGGTATGGTTGGGCCATTGGGGAGGGTACAGAAAAGAGAGAAGAacaacaacaagaagaaaaaaGTCACCTTGACGGTTTGTGCGGGGATCTTCTCGTGGTTGGCGCGGTAGCCCCGGATGAACTTCTTGAGGTCGGTGTCCATGTACTCGAAGACGAGGTACAAGATGGTCTGCCCTTCCTTGTTGACGCCCTGCTTGAGGTCGAGCAGGCGCACCACGTGCGGGTCCTGCGACAGCATCCGCAGCAGCGACACCTCCCGCAGCGCGGTCGGGGGCACGCCCTCGTCGTCCTCGGGGAGCCGCGTCTTCTTGAGCGCCACGATGCGGCCCGTCGCCTTCTCCCGGGCCTTGTACACCTTCCCGTACGTGCCCTCCCCGACTTTCTCCAGCTTCTCGTACAGGTCCATGGCGCGCAGGccgccgcccgtcgtcgtcgacgGCGCCGTCGGAGCCGGCTTGTGCTGGATCGTCGCCATCCTATCCCGAACGCGGATCCGGTCTTCTCCCTCGCGCTTGAGGTGGATTTGGGCGTGGTAGTCTGCAGGTAGAGGAGGCGGGCTGGCGGCTGTGGATGGATCTGGGAACTGGAATGCGGCGAGGATTGTGTTTTGTATACGGTGTGGGAGCGTGGGGGGAGAGGGTGACCGTTGCGATTTCAAATTTCGCTTGTATATCCGTTTACATATGCGCGCACACACAAAAGTGTCGGTTGTGCATGTGGTCTTGGAGTCCTTTCATACAACTGTTGGGCTTGGGCACTTGGGCCCAAAGGGAAGCTCAAAGTAGCCCAGGCGAGCGAAGGGCCGTACAGGACCTACCGAGCTAGGATTCCCTCGGTGACAAAAAAAAAGGTCTTTAAATCACAAACCCGAAAATTGACATTTTTGTATGAAATTTTCAAAAATGAGTTTGCATTTCAATTTTTCATttggttagagcatctccaagggctttgcaaacaaactttgcattgccctatttgcaaaaaagagtATAAAATACCCTTACAATGGTTTAGCAAATAAGGTTTGCAATTTGGTTAACTTTGCAAATAGAGGTTGAGGCTTTACATATATGCAAACCTTCCCACCACTTTGCATCTACAATTTCGGCCTTCCACGTCAGACTCCGTCCCCCCGGCACCCCCACCCCACGCGATTTCTCTGCGCCCGTCCGCCTTTCCTGCCGCGCGCGCCCGCCCTAACGGAGGTGGACGGAGCCGAACTGACGCGAACGACGACGGCAAcgaacgacgacggcgacgaacgACGAACGCGGCCTAGGCTGGCGGCGACTGGCGTGAAGACCTGGGCTGGGCGGCAACTGGCGACGACCTGGCCTGGGCGGCGACTGGCACGCACGACGTACGTCGAAATGGCGCGAAGAGAAAAAAATGCGCAGGCGCGATCGGTGAAAAAAAATTCAGGGGTGGAGTCCACACTTTGGGTTTGCCAAGTCTAAATGCAAAGTCCCTTAGAGTTggactatttttagactttgcaaatgagtttgggactttgcaaacaacaccaaatgcaaaatttatttgcaaagtcccttggagatgctcttatggtGCTCCGAACGAGTACCCATGGTTCGGGGGGTGCTAGGATCCGAATGGGCGGACAGAATTCACCGTCCGATGGTTTCtcgctgaagggtcgagatggcggactagaggaggggtgaatagtcctttctaaaacttattgcgccggctaaccgaaacaaatgcgaaaataaaactatcggtctagccaagactacacccctctatctaagttctctagcaccttgtaaaagatcctaaacaagcaaacaaggtgataccttagcaagagctcacctaatcaattctaggagcaaggtcacacaaacctatgcaactagtactttacaaaccgagggagctcctacacaaactagtgaggcaaagcgcacaaagcctaagctcactagcaagctcaataacaaggcaactaatgccaaattagagagcgcaacttacttagctacacaaactaagcaatgtgactaacaaggttacacaaaccaaattagtcacgcaaggggaactacttctagccacacaagcaagaaggtaactagcaagctacacaagctaactaattataagagcaactacacaagcacaaatatatgaatataaatacaagcttgtgttagggacttgcaaaccaacgggaagaacaaagttgacacgatgattttctcccgaggttcacttggttgccaccaagctacgtccacgttgagacaagctccaaggttgccgccagtcctcttgctagtggtgacccgcaagtcacactctcccacgtggagtgcttaccacaagctctagcacttgacccggccggaccacttgtcgctcttcatgtctcgctcaactagagttgctcttcgcgatccccgcggggtgagcaccgtacccctcacaatctcttctccggagcaccgcacaatctccttgcgtgcttcgacggagtcacaagccaccaagccgtctaggaggtggcaacctccaagagtaacaagcaccaccggcttgcaacacgaacacctagtgccactcgatgcaatctctcaatgcaacgcactagaatcgctcactcacacaatcgaatgatcactatcaagcatatgtgagttagaggcttcactagcactccccaagcatggacactaaatcccaagggtgctcagcgctagccaaggctggccacaacttctatttatagccccaagggctaaactagccgttaccccttcactgggcaaaacacgtgggcaccggacgctcacagagagccaccggacgctcaacacccagcgtccggtgctcagctaaccgccacgtgtcactagccgtttgaagtcgactgttgccgccaacggctactgcgcacgcgcgcctgcacagcaccaccggacgctcaactagtccataccgaacgcgtccggtgcacaccggacccgtgcgcagagagctccacaaacttgcacggtcaccggacgcaagccaccggacgcaccctgagcgtccggtgctcaccggactcatgcgcagagaaggtagcaaaacgccctcacaccggacgctgagcaccggactctctctggtgcgtccggtgcactctgctgcacccgacagcacaccggacgctaaagggcagcgtctggtgcctccgcgcagagcgtccggtgagtgtttcctactgagaaacactcccgcgacttctccaaaatttccaccggcgcaatagaaaatatgcacttatttttctcaaaagcgccgaatcccgccgagcaagctcggcgggagggagagagaaaccaACACCTCTCTCAACtctaggaacaccacctcctttgtaaagtgtgccaacaccaacaagtgtccaccaccaaagtgcaagtgtgttagcattttcataaacattttcccaaaggagttagcctctcaaacttgccacgccactcgatcctaacacgtatgcaaatttagatcgctcaagtggcactagatgaccgatatgcaaacgagtttgcccctcttgatagtacggccatctatcctaaatccggtcataaacttctctacacacctatgaccggtgaaatggaaatgccctaggttatacctttgccttgcgctttccattccatctcctccaatgttgatgcaacacatgcaccaaccaatcaccaaatgatatgatccacttcatatcatcacgtgaccgtattggttcatcgatcttgacctcacttgctcttcaccgctgcctgggtccatcggcgccaagtcttgctcaagcttcaccgtcacacgcggtccctcgcttcaaagcctccgacttgcccttcactcttacaaccggtccatcaagccaagcctcatcttgatcttctccaccttggtcacatgactccatgtcatgtctcatatgtaatgagctcctccatcatcacataatcatctGTGGACTAAACtcatgtgtatctcacataaacactattagtccacctaagttgtcactcaattaccaaaaccaaacaaagaCCTTTCACCCGCCCAATCTGAGTAGCACGCATGTGAATAAAGTCTGTCTTATAGGACCAACATCAGTGTAGCATAGCTAACAGTTGGCAGATGTTGTCTGTTCTATAGGGCCCACCTCATCCATGCATTCTCCACTTCATCAACAAATtttaaaaagtcataactcctaaactaAATATCTAAATTAAAATCCGATTACACCATCGtatttcttataataaatccttcaaaacaagatctcacatggatgtatttagataaaattttattaatgaacatttatcttataaagataaaacatttttatttatgaGAGACAATGTTCTAGGTTCAGAAAACAAATGTTCCATATTCATAAGAAAAATATTCTCAGCTTAAAAAATAGTGTTCTAGTTTAGATTCATAAAACTGATATTATAATACTTAAAATAAATACATCatgtaaacaaaaaaaatctaaagcaaagcataagaaaaaaacaCGTAATAGAGAAAATTTTAAAAGAACATCATAGATACTTTTCAAACATCCTAAAAATAAACTATAAAACATCACATGTGTACTAaactgaacatcactaaatacactatagaacactattaaatacattatagaacatcgtatatatattacgtgaacatcaCTAGATATATCATAGAACACCATATGTTTACTAAGTGaaaatcactaaatacatcatagaacatcactcaatatattatagaacattatATGTATACTAAGTGGACATCACTAAATTCACCATAAAACAACACTTAATGtattatagaacatcgcatATATATGAACACAAAAAGTTAATAAGAAAGATAAAAGAATTAAAGAAAAACATAAttagaaaataataaataaaacaaatagaaaatcaaaagaaaaaagataagaTAACAATAAAACATCACATATACAAACACATGAACACAAAAAACCAATAAAAAGGAGAAAAAATAGAAGAAAcataaacaaaaaaataaaaacagataAAAAAGAAATAGTTTATAtagtaattaaaaaataaacaacaaaaagtagaaaaagaaaaaaaaatagatatagaaaaaaattataaattgaaaaaaaagaaaaaaccacATGACAAatggaaaaaataaatatatggaaagaaaaaagataaacATACCAACCTATGAacacataaaaacaaaaatagaaTACAAACAATTAGagttaaaagaaaaagaaataaaaaagatagAATGAAATAAAGATTAAAAGCTAAcggaagaaaaaaagaagaagaaataaATACCTGGACTCCTACTCGTCGCTCCGCTTTCTGTTTTTATTGGGATGAGAGAAAAAGTCAAAAAAAGTACTGACGCAGAAACTAACGTGTCGAAAACTAGAAACTGCAGCCAATCCAACGCACGGAAAACTAAAGCGCGGGAATCGTCGATGCGGGAAACGAAAGGCGGAAAACCATCGGACCGTGTCTCCCGTCCGAACGTTCGGACGGGAAGATTCCCGCCATGGTTATTCTCTAGTCTAATTTAAAGAACTAAATagataatttttttcttttattttttcattGAGTTCATTAACTTAGACTAGAGAAGAATCACGATTATCTATTTGGAGCACAATCCCTATCCTTAATTACTTATTTGTATGCACTATAGATGTGCCAAACTTTAGATTTTTTTGAACaaccaaaatatatatttttgtatTAATTTTGATATTTTCTCTTTTATGGCGGCTGCGAAGCAGCCACAAACGCCACCACATGGGGCGCAATCCGGGCCGCCATACACCCATGCGGCCGCGACGGACATGGGACGGTCCAGCTCCAGCAGGAGGACAGCGGAGCGACGGGACCATGGACTTCGGACAGAAGATGGCAATGCAAGCAACCTCCTCAAGCTCTAATGCCATAGCCATAGATTTTAAGGCCTTTTTTTAGTTCACTCTAAAGccttaaaaaaatttcaagatttctcatcacatcgtatcttgtggcacatgtatgaaacattaatatagataaaaaaaattaattgcacaatttgccttTAATTTACGAAATGTTTTTGGGTActctagcactttcgtttttatttggtaattattgtctaacaatggactaactaggcttaaaagattcgtctcataaattacaggcaaactgtgcaattagttattttttatctatattaatgTTCCATGTGTGTACCATAACATTCAATGtggcggagaatcttaaaaggtttttgaattttggagtgaactaaagaaGGCATAAACCGTGTAATATATACAGTCGGTAAAAAAAAATGTAATTATAGGATACATGTTAGTCAAACtacttaagtttgaccaaatttatagtaaatagtattaacatttatgtttccaaataaatttattatagaaatatattctataactaatctaataatattttttatattataattggtagtatttttatataaatttagtcaaaatttAAATTGTTTGACTTCTCAAAAAGCAAAAATTATAGTTTTTTATGGACGGATGGAGTGGTTTGCTTTTGGAAACAAAAAATGTCGTTTTTAAATTGACTCTTGGGGTCTGTTAGGATTCTCTGTTCTAAACTTTAGAGAAATAAAGTCTTCAAATAGGTGGTATTAAGTTAACTCTAAACTTTAGTCTACCTTACACTAAATATTTAGACCTTAAAAGTGAGCTAAATTGCTCTAAAATTTTAAAAGGTTTAAACTTTAGATGAGAGAATCCAAATAGGGCTTTAGTTTCTAGAAACTAAAGTTTATACAAACTGAATAAACTGAAGCCAACTGTCGGTTTAAACCGATTACTATCGGTCACATTATCAACGGCTAAATTGATTACTCTTGATTACATTACCAACGGTACACGAGACGGGGCTACATGATGCTATTTGGTAACTATCACGCTCATCACGAAACAGACTCACCGACAACTAGTCCAAAGAAACTATGAGAGAAACGTTGGGCATTCACGTGCCGTGGAGGTAGAGCCGTGGATAGATCGACCGGGCACACAGTCACCGGAGGCGGATACCAGCCATAAATAGTCATGTTCACGGCTCCGTTTTCAGAACGGAAACTTAAGTAGTGATGAAGACATCCTAGCTATGCACGATCGTTTACGTTCAAATGTTATAAGGTTCACTTCCAAGAAATCATGCTAAGAAGCTACAAGAGCAGATGAATTATTTCATTAGTGATCGTAATTTTCACACTTCTAAGAATggtatactacctaagtgctcTATATTGGTTGTATTTAGAGATATATTTGAAGAGGAGGAAGAGACACTGCTACAGAATGACGACTTCAGAAAAGTAACACGCATGAAGATTCAGACATCTGAAAAGTGATCCCATGAATGTTCAGACGAATATTCGGACATAAAAAAAAGCAGTCATAACTCTCAACTCGGTGAGAAGCTTTGGAGGTCCATGAGGACATTtggaaagctcatcaagtccacTTTTCAATGACTCAATCCTCACCTTATTTGGACGTCGCAATCAAGAGTTATGTTTAGATTAGTCAAGACTGCTTAGAAGATCAACAGTCCGTCGTGATAGAATGTTGGTTCAATTTGTCGTGCAAAActataccaatctacaatgtttcgtggtgcatggcatacttTGCTGGAAAGCTTTTGgtgtctagtttcacacccaagaaacggtgcATCATTTGGACTTTCTAATGAGGAGTTATGGCCAATTTATTGACAACTGTCACGCAAAACCACTTTGGGAATCTATTTCGAG is part of the Sorghum bicolor cultivar BTx623 chromosome 10, Sorghum_bicolor_NCBIv3, whole genome shotgun sequence genome and harbors:
- the LOC8058453 gene encoding cyclin-dependent kinase B2-1, coding for MATIQHKPAPTAPSTTTGGGLRAMDLYEKLEKVGEGTYGKVYKAREKATGRIVALKKTRLPEDDEGVPPTALREVSLLRMLSQDPHVVRLLDLKQGVNKEGQTILYLVFEYMDTDLKKFIRGYRANHEKIPAQTVKILMYQLCKGVAFVHGRGVLHRDLKPHNLLMDRKTMALKIADLGLSRAITVPMKKYTHEILTLWYRAPEVLLGATHYSTPVDIWSVGCIFAELVTNQPLFPGDSELQQLLHIFKLLGTPNEQMWPGVGKLPNWHVYPQWKPTKLCTLVPGLDSDGYDLLEKMLAYEPAKRISAKKALEHPYFNGVNKEVY